Proteins encoded in a region of the Melospiza georgiana isolate bMelGeo1 chromosome 2, bMelGeo1.pri, whole genome shotgun sequence genome:
- the GGACT gene encoding gamma-glutamylaminecyclotransferase, giving the protein MARVFVYGTLKKGQPNYKHMINTAKGLAKFQGRGHTVEKYPLVIAGKYNIPYMLNIPGTGHHIAGEIYSVDEQMLQFLDEFEGCPDMYQRTLMRIRVVEWEGKGGAGEARAAADGVLECFVYSTATFPPEWVGLPYYDSYDSSGQHGLAYVLRESRE; this is encoded by the coding sequence ATGGCCCGTGTCTTCGTCTACGGCACGCTCAAGAAGGGCCAGCCCAACTACAAGCACATGATCAACACGGCCAAAGGCCTGGCGAAATTCCAAGGAAGGGGCCACACGGTGGAGAAGTACCCGCTGGTGATTGCAGGGAAATACAATATTCCTTACATGCTGAACATCCCGGGGACAGGCCACCACATTGCCGGGGAGATTTACTCTGTGGATGAGCAGATGCTGCAGTTCCTGGATGAGTTCGAAGGCTGCCCAGACATGTACCAGCGCACCCTGATGAGGATCCGGGTGGtggagtgggaagggaagggcgGCGCGGGCGAGGCGCGGGCGGCGGCCGACGGCGTGCTGGAGTGCTTCGTGTACAGCACGGCCACCTTCCCGCCCGAGTGGGTCGGGCTCCCCTACTATGACAGTTACGACTCCTCGGGGCAGCACGGCCTGGCCTACGTCCTGCGGGAAAGCCGGGAATAG